Sequence from the Halomarina litorea genome:
GTCGACGTCGACGAGGCGTTCGACCGTCTCGCCGACGCTGAGGAGTTCATCGACGAGGCCGACGACGCACTCGACGACGCGGACGGCAGCGACCCGGACGAACGCGACGACGCCGTCGACGACGGCGCGCGCGCCATCCGGAACGCCATCCGGGAACTGGAGGAGGCGCTGGTGGCGCTCGACGAGTCCGGCGAACGGACGGACGAGGCCGTCGCGGACGCCCTCGAAGGCCTCGCGGACGCGGACCAGAGCGCGGACGACGCTCGCGACGCCGTGGGCGACGCCTTCCGGGCCGACGACCTGGAGAACGAGGAGGAAGAGGCCCTCGACGACGCCCGCGACGCGGTCCGGCGCGTCCAGAGCGCCATATCGCGTGCGGAGAACGACGTCGAGGACGGGGCGTTCAGCGACGCCGAGGACGAACTGGAGGAGGCCCTGAAAGACCTGGAGGACGCCCGTCGCGCACTCTGAGTACCACTCGCTTCCGCGGCCGCCCTGTTCCCAACCGAACTAGCCGCCCGCCGCGCGCACACCGACCGCGGTGGCGTCGTTCGCACCGCCCACTCGAAACATCATCGAAATCGATAACGAACGTCCTAGATTTAACCTTCGGTGTATGTGTGTAGTGTATGGGACTTTCTCGAACTTGCCGATAGGGTAAATTGCACTAATATAATATCTCATATGTTAAGATGACTCGTCGTGAGGGCGCCGTCGATACTCCGGTAGAGCTTCACCGGCTGGCTCTCCACCTCCACGGTGTAGGGCCCCGACCCCGCGGGGACGGTGACGGACTCGCGGTTGGGAGCCTCCGCGACGACGCTCGCCGACTCGTCGCGGACGATGACGTTGACGTACTGGCCGATGCGGACGGCAGCGGTGTCGAGGGTGGCGGCGGTGTCGACCGGGAAGCAGAACCCGTCGGTCGGTAGCTCATGGATTCCTCCGACCTCCAGGTGTGTACGGCCCCGTCGACAGGGCTTCGCGTGCAACGTCGGGCCTCGTTCCGGCCCCTGCTGTACGCCACTCCACGATACTCGTTCGCCCCCCGGAATCACGATAAGCGAACCGGAACCAGTCATCTCAGCAAGGAGGCGGGCTCTCTCGGCCGGACGGCGGGCGCGTCCCGGACGGGGTCCGAGACGGCGGTCAACGCCGCTGTGTGAGCGTCCGTCGTGGACGGCGCGCGGACTCTCGGTCGGTCGGGGACGCGTCGTCGCGGAGTGGCGTCATGTCGACGAACGCGCCCTCCTCGTCGCGGAGGCCGACCCACTCGCAGTCCGCCTCGGAACAGCCGAAGACCCCCTGGCCGTTGAGGAGGACGCCGCCACAGCGTGGGCAGTCCTCGGTGGAGGTGGCCGGGAGTGCGGCGGCCTCCTCGCGTAACTCGCCGGTTCTGAGCGCGGCGATGGCGTCGGTGACGCTCCGCGGTTCGCCGTCGTCCACGTGCGGGTAGACGCCGACGAGGGTGCTCCCGACGTAGACGGCGAGACAACAGAGGGGCGTGACGAGCACCTCCCGGCACTCCCCGGTGATGAGGGAGTCGCGCCGCCGGACGTCGAACGGCGGTTGGATGCTCACGCCCTCCGCGTAGGCCCACTCGGTGAACCGTTCGAACGCCTCGACGCCCTCGC
This genomic interval carries:
- a CDS encoding HTH domain-containing protein — protein: MASRHPDITVTCYVRPSLLLEPVDSHIRTLREAEADGQIDALLLRSWSDQITLTRAGPASEGVEAFERFTEWAYAEGVSIQPPFDVRRRDSLITGECREVLVTPLCCLAVYVGSTLVGVYPHVDDGEPRSVTDAIAALRTGELREEAAALPATSTEDCPRCGGVLLNGQGVFGCSEADCEWVGLRDEEGAFVDMTPLRDDASPTDRESARRPRRTLTQRR